GCGTCTCCATCCTGGGCATATTGGGCCTCGGCATGGGGCTGGTCGTCATCGGCCGCGGTATCGACCTTGCCATGGTGGCGACCATGGTGGTGTCGCTGTCCTGGGTGCTGTCGATGGCGCAGGCCGGTATGCCCTTCGACACGGCTCTGGTCTACGGCGCCCTGCTGGCACTGGTCATCGGTTTGGGGAGCGGCATCCTGATCGCCTATGCAGACATTCCCGCCATCTTCACTACGCTTGCGATGGGCCTCGTGATGTATGGCTCGGGACGCGCCTTCCTGTTCCAGATCGACGTTCAGAACTCGCCTGCCGGCGTCGACTGGTTCGACTTCCTTGGACGAGGGGCTTTCCTCGGCCTGCCGATGCCCATCGTCGCCTTTGCCGTGCTGGCCGCACTGGTCGCGCTGGTGTTGATGCGCACGCGCTTCGGCCGCTTCGTCTACGCGGCCGGAGACAATGCGCTCGCCGCGCGCATCACCGGCCTGCCGCTGCGCCCGCTGATCG
This region of Mesorhizobium sp. M2A.F.Ca.ET.046.03.2.1 genomic DNA includes:
- a CDS encoding ABC transporter permease, which gives rise to MAKARLSQEGVVFALAVALFVVFAATLNNFLTAGNLIALVRSVSILGILGLGMGLVVIGRGIDLAMVATMVVSLSWVLSMAQAGMPFDTALVYGALLALVIGLGSGILIAYADIPAIFTTLAMGLVMYGSGRAFLFQIDVQNSPAGVDWFDFLGRGAFLGLPMPIVAFAVLAALVALVLMRTRFGRFVYAAGDNALAARITGLPLRPLIVAQYVISALIAFLAGVVMAAAVSGMSTRVYNSTMIYDVLLVVVLGGISLSGGRGSVRNVLVGTLLVGVLLNGMTILDITYTTQNLIKSLILLLAITVDSFINPRDEQTSQQSQGDI